Below is a genomic region from Mesorhizobium sp. NZP2298.
CCTCGACGCCGACACGCGCCGGATCGCCGCGCGCACCTTGTGGTCAAGCGTGCATGGAATCGTCACCAGCGGCTATGCGGCCAGATCCGTTCGCCGGCAGGCCGACGAGATCGACCAGCAGATCGAACTGCTGGTCGCCGTCTTCATCAGGGGGCTGGAACGCGGCGGCACATTCGCGCATGCTGGAACAACAACGTCGTGAATCGCGAACGGACCGTGGTTTGCAGGACGAACAAGGAGATTTGAGCCATGTCTTTTCTGAAACGTCTTTTCGGCGGTGGCGGCGGCGGTGAGACGGCCGAGCCCAAAAGTGCGGCACCGGCCAAGCAGGTCGAGCACAAGGGTTTCATGATCAGCGCCACGCCCTACAAGGCCGATGGCCAGTACCAGACCTGCGGCATCGTCTCCAAGGAGATCGACGGCGTGGTGAAGGAACACAAATTCATCCGCGCCGACCGTTTCGCCGGGCTCGACGATGCCGTCGACATTTCGATCAAGAAGGGCATCCAACTGGTGGATGAACAGGGCGATCGGATCTTCGGGTAGGCGGACTGATCGAGTCGACCGCTCGCATTGCACCAGAGGAAGAAAATGCTGGCGCGGCCAAGCGTCGAAACGCGCGACGCTCGCCCAGGCCATGAAAGGCCCGTCCTTGTCGAGGGTTCAAGGTTTCAGCTCGATTGTGCCTATGTCGCGAAGCGGGAAAGCGCGGTGGGTGGAAATGGCGACGATCCGGTCGCTCAGGTGGGCGAGCAGCCGCTCCAGGATGCGCTCGCCCTGCTCGTCGTCGAGATGCTCTGTCGGCTCGTCGAGCAGCACCAGCGGCATGGAGGACAGCCAGGCGCGCGCGAGGTTGATGCGCTGCACCTCGCCGAGCGAAAACCGGTCCTGCCTGATCCAGGCATCCAGCCCGCCGGCTTCACGGATTCGGCCGTCCATCTCTAC
It encodes:
- a CDS encoding HlyU family transcriptional regulator, with protein sequence MSFLKRLFGGGGGGETAEPKSAAPAKQVEHKGFMISATPYKADGQYQTCGIVSKEIDGVVKEHKFIRADRFAGLDDAVDISIKKGIQLVDEQGDRIFG